The genome window CCCCGCGCTGGTCCAGCGGGCCATCGGCAATCTGCTGGACAACGCGATCCGCCACGGGCGGCGTCCCGAGTCCGAGGCGATCGTGCACATCACCGTCGCGGGCGGCCGGGTGACGGTGGCGGACCACGGTCCCGGCATCGACGCGGCGGTCGCCGAGGAGACGTTCGACCGGTTCACCAGCGGTGCCGGGTCGAGCGGGCTCGGCCTGTCCATCGTCCGATGGGTCGCCCAGGCCCACGGCGGCGTCCTGCGCGTGTACAACGCGGAAGAGGGCGGCGCGATCTTCGAACTCAGCTTCCCGGAGGCGTGAATGTCACGTTCGATGCGAACCCGAGCAGGGAACGTGTTCGCCAAGGCACGCCGCCGGTTCCCGCTGACGGCGCTCGTCAGCGTCTGCGCGGTGTTCATCGGGGTGGCCGTGTCCGGGGGTGCTTCGCCGTTGCCCGGGCTGGAGCTCGCGCAGGCCGGGCATTGGATCGCCAGCCCGGCCCTCGATCTCGTGCTGTTCGTCAACGGTTCGGCCAAGAGCGTGGACGCCCAGGTGCCCGTGGCCGGCCTCGAACCGGGCAGTCAGGTGGTGCAGGGCCCGACCAGCGGGTACGTGATCGGCAAGTCCGCGATCGTCCGGTTCGGCAAGTCCGACCTGTCGGTCGACGGCACGCTGACCCCGCCGTCGGGCGAGTGGCCGGCGCTCGTGGAGGCCTCCGGCGGTCCTTACCTGGTGTACCGGGAAGCCGGCCAGGTGGTCCGCCTCGGCAGCGGGCTCACCGCGTTGCCCGCGGGCGGTCCGGTCGGTGCTCCGGTCGCCACCCCCGACGGCACGCTCTGGCTCAACCGCCTCGATTCCGGCGCGCTGTGCCGGCTGGCGAAGGATTCCGGCACGGTGGCCTGCCGGGATGACCTCGGCGCGGGGCACACCGGCGGGCTCAGCATCGCGGGTGACCGCGCGGTGTTCGTCGACACGACGACCGACACGATCCGGCGGGTGTCCGGGGACGAGCCGGGTGAACCGGTGGCGATCGGGAAGGACCTTTCGCCCGCGGCGCAGATCGCTCCCGCCGACGCCGACGGCCGGATCGCCGTGCTGGACCGGGAAAAGCGGCAGCTGTCCCTGCTCGACGCCGGCGTGCTCGACGCCGGGCGCGCGCCGGCCCAGCCGATCGACGTCGCTCTGCCCGACGGTGTCTACTCGAACCCGACGGCGAGTGCGTCCTCGGTCGTGCTCCTCGATCTGACCCGCCACACCGTGCTCACCTACGGCGCGGACGGCACCCGGCGGCAGGCGACGGCGATCCCGCCGGAGTCGGGCACCCCGCAACTGGTGCGCGGCGACGACAAGCGTGTCTACGTCGACGGCGGGGAAGGCAAACACGTCCTGGTCGTCGACCCGGACGGCAAGGTCAGCCAGGTGCCGGTCACCGCGGAGAAGGCGCCGGTTCCGGCGACCTCGCCGCAGCCGCCTACCCAGCAACCGCCGGCGCAGCAACCGCCGGTTCAGCCCGACGTGCGGGCGGACGGCCCGAAGCAGCCTCCGCCGGTGCGCAAGACCGATCCTCCGGTGACGCAGCAGCAGAAACCCATTCCGCCGAGCCCGCCGGGCATCCCGGCCCGGCTGGTCGCGCGGTTGCAGGGCGGTGACGCGCACGTCACCTGGGGCGCGGCGGCCGACAACCGGGCCGCGGTCACGGCGTACCACGTGACGTGGCAGCCGTCGTCCGGCGCCGGAGCGGGGGCCGCCGATCTGCCGGGCACCGCACGGTCGACGGTGATCCGCGGGCTGCGCGCGGGGATCACCTACACGGTCACCGTGGTCGCGGAAAACAGTGCCGGGCGGGGGACTCCGGCGACGGCGAAGGTGACGGGCCCGGCGATCCCGAAGCCGGCGATCACCGTGACCCGGGGGAAGACGGGGACCTACGAGCCGGATCCCTCGGAGTGTTCGGCACCGGACTGCGCCAAGATGCACGTGGTGGTGAAGGGTTTCGCGCCCAACACCGAATACCACTTCACCCCGCACTGCGGATGTACCTACTCGAACGAGGGCCGTTCGTTCACCACCGACGCGAACGGCGCTGTCACCTTCGAAGCGTTCGACTTCGGCGCGGTCGGCAAGCAGGTCTGGGTCACCTCGGACAACGGCGTCTCGTCCGCGAGGTACACCTGGCCGCCGGACTGAGCCGGGCGCGCGCGGCCCGGCGCCTACTGCTTGCAGCGCGCGTCGCGGATGCCCTGCGGTCCACTTTGGACCGTTGTCGGGCCGTCGGTGCCCTGGACGACGAAGCAGTACTTCAGTGACGGCTCCACGGTCACGCGGTGACTCGTCTCGCGTCGCACGTACTCGACGTGGTTCGGCCTGCCCTCCGGGGCGACGACGACGGCGTAGTCGAGGCCGGGTGTGCTGCTGCGCCAGCTGAGGTCCACATAGGTGTCGTGGTCGGCGGGCGTCGCGAGTTCGACCTGCGCGGCCACCGGCGGCGCCTTCGCGGGCACCGGGGCCGGGGGCACGCTCAGTTCCTCGGGCCGGTTCGTCAAGGCGGCCACCGCGACGACGGCGAGCGCGGCCGCGACCGCGACGGCCGCGACGGTCAGCACGGTGCGGCGCTTCCGAGGCGCGGCGGTCGCGGGCCCGTACTCGGCCACCAGCTCGCGGGGCGGGCGTGGCGGGAACACGACTTCGCTCGGCACGGGGTCCCCGGGGCCGGTCAGCGCGCCCAACCGGGTGAGGACGAGGGCGGCGTCGATCGGCCGGGCAGCCGGATTTCCGGCGAGCAGCGAGGAAACGAGAGCAGCGAGGCCGGCGGGGAGGCCGGGCCGGTCCAGCGGGGGAACGTCGCCGCCGAGGACCCGCAGGGTCACCGCGTCCGCGGGCTCACCGGGGCGGCTCTCGTGCGGCGGCCGTCCCGACAGCGCGAGGTACAGGACCGCGCCGAGGCCGTGGAGATCGGTGCGTTCGTCGAGGGTTCCGTCGCGCACGGTTTCGGGCGCGAGGTGTTCGACGCCGCGTTCGAGGTCGCGGGGAAAGGCTTGGCGCAGGGTCAAACCGAAGTCGGCCAGCACCGGGGCGCCGGTTTGCCGGAAGAGCACGTTGCCCGGCGTGACACCGCCGTGGACGAGCCCGGCTTGGTGCGCCTCCGCGAGCGTCGAGGCGAGGGCTTCGCCGAGCGCCAGTGCGTCGGCGATCGACAGCGGCCCGAACGCGGAGACCAGTTCCGGCAACGACTGCGCACAGAGCTCCATCCGGATTCCGCACCGGCCGTCGGCGAGTTCCCGGACCTCGTCCGGCACGAGCGCGGTCCCCAGCTCGCGCAACCCGGCGAGTGCGCGCAGTTCCTCGTCGAGTTCGGCGCGGGTCCGGCGGTCCAGCTTTCCCGGGTACACCTTGAGCGCGAACGCCTCCCCGGTCGTGCCGTCCACCCCCGCCAGCACCCGCGCGACCGGGCCTTCGCCGAGCGGCACCAGTTCGCCGTGCTCCGTGTCCACCATGGTCCCATTCTAGGAACATTTTCCTCCGTAGCACGAATGTATCGCGGCTGAACTCGTGCTGGACCTCCTGCGGCCATTGTGGTTCCGGTGGCGGCGACCGGTCGCCGATGACCAGCGAGGTGAGGGAATGAAGCGGAATCTCAAGCGCGCCGCCGTTTACGGGGTGGCGGGGCTCGCCACCGCGGCGATCGGGGCATCGACGGCGAGCGCGCTCGGCGACGACGGCCGGGAAAGCCAGGACGTGAAGCCCGCTCAGGCGGCTCCGCTCCCGAAGCAAGCTGTTCCGCCCGCCGCCGCGGCCCAGCAGGGCAAG of Amycolatopsis solani contains these proteins:
- a CDS encoding serine/threonine protein kinase; its protein translation is MVDTEHGELVPLGEGPVARVLAGVDGTTGEAFALKVYPGKLDRRTRAELDEELRALAGLRELGTALVPDEVRELADGRCGIRMELCAQSLPELVSAFGPLSIADALALGEALASTLAEAHQAGLVHGGVTPGNVLFRQTGAPVLADFGLTLRQAFPRDLERGVEHLAPETVRDGTLDERTDLHGLGAVLYLALSGRPPHESRPGEPADAVTLRVLGGDVPPLDRPGLPAGLAALVSSLLAGNPAARPIDAALVLTRLGALTGPGDPVPSEVVFPPRPPRELVAEYGPATAAPRKRRTVLTVAAVAVAAALAVVAVAALTNRPEELSVPPAPVPAKAPPVAAQVELATPADHDTYVDLSWRSSTPGLDYAVVVAPEGRPNHVEYVRRETSHRVTVEPSLKYCFVVQGTDGPTTVQSGPQGIRDARCKQ
- a CDS encoding fibronectin type III domain-containing protein; its protein translation is MRTRAGNVFAKARRRFPLTALVSVCAVFIGVAVSGGASPLPGLELAQAGHWIASPALDLVLFVNGSAKSVDAQVPVAGLEPGSQVVQGPTSGYVIGKSAIVRFGKSDLSVDGTLTPPSGEWPALVEASGGPYLVYREAGQVVRLGSGLTALPAGGPVGAPVATPDGTLWLNRLDSGALCRLAKDSGTVACRDDLGAGHTGGLSIAGDRAVFVDTTTDTIRRVSGDEPGEPVAIGKDLSPAAQIAPADADGRIAVLDREKRQLSLLDAGVLDAGRAPAQPIDVALPDGVYSNPTASASSVVLLDLTRHTVLTYGADGTRRQATAIPPESGTPQLVRGDDKRVYVDGGEGKHVLVVDPDGKVSQVPVTAEKAPVPATSPQPPTQQPPAQQPPVQPDVRADGPKQPPPVRKTDPPVTQQQKPIPPSPPGIPARLVARLQGGDAHVTWGAAADNRAAVTAYHVTWQPSSGAGAGAADLPGTARSTVIRGLRAGITYTVTVVAENSAGRGTPATAKVTGPAIPKPAITVTRGKTGTYEPDPSECSAPDCAKMHVVVKGFAPNTEYHFTPHCGCTYSNEGRSFTTDANGAVTFEAFDFGAVGKQVWVTSDNGVSSARYTWPPD